A part of Brassica rapa cultivar Chiifu-401-42 chromosome A05, CAAS_Brap_v3.01, whole genome shotgun sequence genomic DNA contains:
- the LOC108872268 gene encoding uncharacterized protein LOC108872268: protein MVLLSRSRPTIPSVFCGIVNLVERCCQLIDCLFSCFLMSFRLFAVDHPDTASYPEDFISDARAVVSRVQVSWKDITIERIRRVLDRISRKDWRSDLLPLITGNKLRFSIFSSAEQKIINAAREMKELPDLSALIKKKLSGAKKASSATPSETTPSETTPREETPREKIPRGAVPPTPLPLVVSPGPSTGPANVDSSREDLALISERGYEVTQERFRVQTAMIAKSNKRFSQIRDLEKRRSEYEVVRSLQSQAFGTKKCLEALKESGTDIPQEMIDLFAEQEKEHEAAAELLAVGGIPEELLCLSPLHLRSPFLNENVWAAIDPYGSNAGLIDAGTAAFLQTPSSSQGDHVNGESVEPSGRELGEPSFQEGRSVGEVARLEDTTVAPALDPIALSTDLVVNEDPLVSVLETGAETRTEPVHLLELSDSSTEEEGGEHLEETEPGLVGNPQNEEGAVDRTDDLPVLPADVTVQVVEGGSNRAED from the exons ATGGTTTTGCTTTCGAGGAGCCGCCCGACGATTCCTTCCGTTTTTTGTGGAATCGTGAACTTGGTAGAACGCTGTTGTCAGCTCATCGATTgtcttttttcttgttttctgatGAGTTTTCGTTTGTTCGCAGTTGATCACCCGGACACGGCCTCTTATCCGGAAGATTTCATCTCTGATGCTCGTGCAGTGGTTTCACGCGTCCAAGTAAGCTGGAAGGATATTACCATCGAGAGGATTCGACGAGTGCTTGACAGAATCTCGAGGA AGGATTGGAGGTCTGATCTGTTACCTTTGATTACCGGTAACAAGCTGCGGTTTTCGATATTTAGTAGCGCCGAGCAAAAGATCATCAACGCAGCAAGGGAAATGAAAGAACTTCCAGACTTGAGTGCGCTGATCAAGAAAAAGCTGAGCGGGGCGAAAAAGGCATCTTCCGCAACTCCTAGCGAGACAACTCCTAGTGAGACGACTCCTCGCGAAGAGACTCCTCGCGAAAAGATTCCTCGTGGAGCAGTTCCTCCCACTCCACTTCCTCTCGTGGTTTCCCCGGGACCGTCTACAGGCCCGGCCAACGTCGACTCTTCGAGGGAGGATCTTGCGTTGATATCTGAACGAGGTTATGAGGTTACTCAAGAGCGGTTCCGTGTACAAACGGCCATGATTGCTAAGAGCAACAAGCGTTTCTCCCAAATTCGAGATCTCGAGAAGCGTCGTAGTGAGTACGAAGTAGTCAGATCCTTGCAGAGCCAAGCTTTCGGGACAAAGAAATGCCTCGAAGCGCTCAAGGAGAGCGGGACCGACATTCCGCAAGAGATGATTGACTTGTTTGCTGAACAAGAGAAGGAGCATGAGGCTGCGGCTGAACTCCTAGCCGTCGGAGGGATCCCCGAGGAGCTTCTTTGTCTTTCTCCACTTCATCTTCGATCCCCTTTCCTAAACGAGAATGTATGGGCGGCGATCGACCCATATGGATCGAACGCGGGCTTGATTGATGCTGGGACTGCTGCTTTCCTTCAAACTCCTAGTAGTTCTCAAGGAGATCATGTGAATGGAGAATCTGTAGAACCATCTGGAAGAGAGCTCGGGGAGCCGTCCTTTCAAGAAGGTAGGTCCGTTGGTGAGGTTGCAAGGCTCGAGGATACAACCGTTGCACCTGCTTTGGATCCGATTGCGCTCTCCACCGACCTCGTTGTGAATGAAGATCCGTTGGTCTCGGTTCTTGAGACTGGTGCCGAGACGAGGACAGAGCCTGTTCATCTTCTCGAACTCTCAGACTCTTCGACTGAAGAAGAGGGTGGCGAACACCTGGAGGAGACTGAACCCGGTTTAGTTGGTAACCCGCAAAATGAAGAGGGAGCAGTCGACAGAACTGATGATCTGCCAGTTCTTCCAGCGGATGTGACTGTTCAGGTCGTCGAGGGGGGCTCCAACCGTGCCGAAGACTAG